The DNA segment CGACGCGACGCCGGAGATGCCCGCGTCCGTCACGAGTTCGAAGAGAAGGACCTCGTGTTCGGTCTGTTCGTATCCCGGCTTCCAGGCTGGCTCCCAGCCGTGTTCCATCTGGTATCGCAGGTGATACTGATTGACGTCAGTGATCTCCATAGGTGTCGCTCGAAGGTGGTGGGTAGATTCGTATAATAGTTCACCCGAACATGTGTGAACGAGTACCGAAACCGTGTCCGAACACGCCGCCGACCGGCTTCGTGCGGCGGAACGAATCGGAGGCTCCTTTTTGGCCGTACTCGTGCCGGGTAACTTATACCGACCTTCATGTTCAGCACAACGGGAATAGGGGTTTTGCCGGTTCGTTAGGACGATGTCGGTAGAGACTGAACTCAGAACCTACGACCTCCTCGTCGACGGCGAATCGATAGCGGCCAGCGACGGTGACCGATTCGAGACGCGTAATCCCGCGACCGAAACGGCGTTCGCTGAAGTCGCACGGGGAACCGCGGCCGATATCGACGCCGCCGTCGGCGCCGCGAAGGCGGCGTTCTCGAAGTGGAACTCGATGGCTCCCCAGGAACGCGGTCGGCTGCTCAACGACCTCGCCGCCAAGATTCGCGCCCAGAAGGAGAGTCTGGCGCTTCTGGAGACGCGCGACAACGGCAAGCCGCTGTCGCACGCCCGGAGCGACGTGGAGACGTGTGCGCGGTACTTCGAGTACTACGCGGGCATCGCCGACAAGGTCCACGGCGACAGCATCCCGCTGACCGACGAGTACGTCGACTACACCGTTCGGGAACCGCTGGGCGTCACGGGCCAAATCATCCCTTGGAACCTCCCGATAAACATCTTCGGACGGTCGGTCGCGCCGGCGCTGGCGACCGGGAACGTCGCCGTCGTGAAACCGGCCGAGCAGACCCCGGTGACCGCCCTGGAAGTCGGCCGGCTCGCGGTCGAAGTCGGCATTCCCGACGGCGTATTGAACGTCGTCCCCGGTTTCGGCGACGAAGCGGGCGCCGCGCTCGCCGAACACCCCGACGTCGACGGCGTCAGTTTCACGGGCTCGGTCCCCACTGGAATCGAGGTCGGTCGAACCGCCATGAAGAACGTCACGCAGGTCCACCTCGAGCTCGGCGGGAAGAGTCCGAACGTCGTGTTTCCGGACGCCGACTTCGAGAACGCCATAGAGAGCACGATGGCGGGAATCTTCGCGAACGCAGGGCAGGTCTGTTCGGCGGGGTCTCGACTGCTGGTCCACGAGGACATCCACGAGGAGTTCGTCGACGAACTGGCCGACAGGGCCGCCGACCTCGAACTCGGCTCCGGGGACGAGGACCCCGACATGGGGCCGCTCGTCTCGGAGGCCCAGTTCAAAAAGGTCACGAGCTATCTCGATATCGGGCGCGAAGAGGTCGGCGAGCCGGTCGTCGGCGGGGGCGTCCCCGACCGCGAGGGCTACTTCGTCGAGCCGACCATCTTCGACGACATGGACAACGACGCGCGCATCGCCCAGGAGGAGATATTCGGGCCGGTGTTGTCAGTCATCGAGTTCTCCGACGAGGAAGAAGCCATCCAGATCGCGAACGACGTCGACTATGGTCTAGTGGCGGGAATCCACACCGAGAACCACGACCGCGCCCACCGGTTCGCTCGGGACGTCGACGCGGGACAGATTTTCATCAACGAGTGGTTCGCGGGCGGCGAAGAGACACCGTTCGGCGGCTTCAAGCGGAGCGGCTTCGGCCGTGAGAAGGGACTGGCGGCCGTCGACGCCTACACGCAGGTAAAGAACGTCTGCGCGAACATCTCCCGTCGCTGAGAGTCGGCGGACTGCGGATTTTCTCCGTTTCGGAGTCGGTCGACGAGAACCGTTATAAACGGGATGCCATGTTCACCTCAAGCCGTATGTCACATCTTTCGTTACGAATGGGTGATGAGCGTCGAAACGGCCAAGCGGTACTTCGAACTGATGGATAGCGCTTCGGCGGGAACCGACGAGGTCATGGACCTCTACGCCGACGAGCCGGTTCTGCACTCCTCTCGAGAGGGTGTCGTCCGCGGACGCGACGACATCCGAGCGTTCTACGAGGCGAACGGGGAGTTCTTCACCGGCGGGGAACACCACATGGAGCGGTTCCACGAGGCGGGCGACACGGTCGTCTGCGAGGGGTATCTCGACGGCGAGACGCGGGTCGGTCGATCCGCAGACGGCGTGCCGCTCTGCGACGTCTTCCAGTTCAACGACGACGACGAGATCGTCGCCTTCCGGGCGTACCTGGACTACCGCGGGTACGTCGACGAAGTGCCCGAAGACGTCCCGAACGTCAAGGCGGAGGCAGAGGACTGAGATGGCGACCCAAGAGCACGACCAAGAATCCATCCCGGAAACCGGCGAACTGGTCTACATCGACGGTCCGAGGGAACTGGAGTTCAGAGAGTACGAAATTCCCGACCCTGACCCGGAAGCGGTCGTGACGGAAGTCGTACGGACCAACGTCTGTGGCTCCGAGCTCCACGTCTGGAAAGGCGACCATCCGCTGCAGGATTGCGTCCTCGGTCACGAGGCCATCTGTCGAATCAGCGAACTCGGCGAGAAGGTCGAAACCGACAACGCGGGCACTCCCGTCGAAGAAGGTGACCTCGTCGCGCCAGTCTACTTCCAGACCTGCCAGCGATGCGAACACTGCCGACGCGGGGAGTTCTACCGCTGCGAAAACGACTACGAACACACCGGCGAACACCCCGACGTCTGGCCGCACTTCCACGCGCCGTGGGCGACGCACTACTACCTTCACTCGCGAAATCACTTCTACAAGCTCCCCGAGGAGCTGGAATCGAATCCGGGCGTGGCGGCCGCCGCCAACTGCGCGCTATCGCAGGTGATGTTCGGACTCGACCGAACGGGTCTCGAATACGGGGACACGCTCGTCGTCCAAGGCGCGGGCGGACTCGGGTTGAACGCGACCGCCTACGCGAACGAGTGCGGAGCAGAAACCATCGTCATCGACGGGTTCGACGGACGCCTCGAACGTGCGCAGGAGTTCGGTGCCGACCACGTCATCGACTTCCGGGAGTTCGACACCGTCGACGCGCGGGCCGACCGAGTTCGCGAACTGACGGACGGCGTCGGCGCCGACGTCGCCATCGAAGTGGCCGGCGTCCCGGAAGCGTTCGGAGAAGGCATCGAACTGCTCCGAAAAGGTGGTCGGTACCTCGAGATGGGGAACGTTCGGCCCGGCCACACGATCGACTTCGACCCCGGGAAGCTCACTCGCAAGTCGATCGACGTGACGACGGCCGTCGAGTACGACCCTTGGAAGCTCTACGAAGCGCTGGAGTTCCTCGCCGACACCATCGACGACTATCCGTACGAAGACCTCCTCGACGCGGAATACGCACTCGCAGAGGTCGAAGACGCACTCAAAGCGTCCGAAGCGCGCGAGATAACGAGGGCGACACTGGTTCCCAAGTGGTAGCCGGCCGACGCACTGTCGTAGCACAACGGTTATCAGATATCGTCGTAGAACTCCAGCACAACACCGCGAAATTCGGTGCCGAGAATGTTAACGGCAAAAGTGACCGTTCGATACGAAGACGACTGGACGGCCGAGCTCCGGAAGTACGACGTGTTCGGCGAATTTCTCGCCTCCACGTTCCGCGACCGGCAGTATTTCGGTCTTCTCGCGCTCGAAACCGCGGCCGAGGACTACGACGCCGTCGTCCAGACGATCCGAGAGCACGAGAACACGGTATCGTTAGACGTCATCGAAGAGTACGACGTCGAGGGGCCGGATCGGATCTCGGCGACGCTGATGATACAGGGCCAACACTTCGAGTACACTCCGCTTCAACTGCTACTCCACGAAGGCTTCCTCCCACTCGGTGGATTCGGCGAACTCCAGAACGGTACCGAGAGTTTCGACCTGCTGTTGACCAGCCGAGACGACCTGTCGCTCGCCGTCGAACTGCTCGAACGCTTCGGAACCGTCGAAGTCAAATACGTCTCTCGGGAGTTCCAGCGGAAGATAACGCCGAGCGTGACCGTCTGGCACGAGATGCTTGAGTCGGTTCCCGCTCGCCAGCGTGAGATTCTGAACAAGGCACTCAACGAGGGATACTTCGAGATTCCTCGGCAGATCACACTCCAGGAGCTCGCAGACGAGATGGACATCGCCAAAACGACCGCGTCTCAACACCTCAGGAAAGCCGAGAAGAAGATCATGGAGTTCTTCATCAAGTACATCAACCTCTCGGCGACGGACGGCCGCCGAAAGTCCCTCGACCATGACAAGCGCGCCTAGCAGACAAACGGAAAGCCAGTCACTTTCGGCCGTAAGTTAGCACTTGGAGTAAATCGATTAGTAACCGATTGGACGAGTCTACGTGTAAAAGCGGTTAGTGCGAAACGGAGTCGTTTCTCGGTTCGACCGTAGAACGGCCCCTCCGTAGAGAAACGAAGTAGAACCGACAGAAGACCGCCGATAGAAACCGACTCAGATACGGGGACTGACGTAGATTCGTCCGTCGCTATGGACGGAGACGGTGTACTGCTCGACGGTCAGTTCCAGATGCCAGTCCTGGTCGGGCGAGGCGTTCTGGAAAAGCGCGTCGACGGCGTCGACGTCGATCTGCTCGTAGAGGTTCACGTCGAGTTCGGTGATGTCGACGCCCTCAACGTCGGCGAGGGCCTCGCAGATCTTGACGCTCACTTCGTCGGTCTGGGCGGGGTCGTAGCGCGAGCGGTGCTCGGCCGAGATCGAGGAGTGTTTTGCAGTGGTGGGCACAGTTACAAGTAGTCGGTGGCGTGCATTAAACTCCCATCAGACGACCGTCTGACGTCCGTCTCATCGAGAGTCACTCGGAGCTTTCGAGGTGGTCGCGCGCGAACTCCGACAGCGACTCCCAGCCGAGTTCGTCGCCGAGTCGCTCGACGGCCGCGCCAAACGATTCGCCCGCTGAAACCGTGCGTTCCTCGCCGGAAGGAGTTAACCGTCGGTTCGCGTGGTCGACGTCGGTTTCGAACAGCGCGTCGTCGTCCTCGTTGTAGAACCACGCGCCGCCGCCCTTGACCTGCGAGACGCCGACGAACTGCGCTTCGTCGTGGCGGTCGCCCTCCATGGGCCAGTCCTCGTACTTCCGGTTCGCGGCCGCGTCGTCTTCGGACATGGGCCCGAACGTAGGACCGCGAGACGGTTAATCCCGGTGGCGCACGCGGGGCGTTCCGGCTCCCGGTCCTGAACTGGCATGCGAGTCAATCACCCTCGGTCCTCGCGTCCTCGCTCGGCGCGACCGTCCGGCGCAGTCCCGCGAGGACCCGCCGTCGTTCGGTCAGCGCGAAGCCGACCGCGACGATCGCGAAGCCGACGACGGTTCGCAGCGTCACAGCCTCGTCGACGAGCAACCAGCCAAGCAGCGCCGCGACGACCGGCACGACGTAGGAAACCAGCGCAGTACGGACCGCGCCGACGCGGTCGATGAGGTCGAAGTACGCCGAGTACGCGCCGGCGGTCGAGACAACGCCGAGGTACGCGAGCGCGACGACCACTGCGAACGGCACCGCTCCGGACGCCGACTCGCCGAGGCCGAGGCTGACGAGGTGGAGGAGCAGTGCGCCGACGAGCAGTCCCCACCCGGTCGTCGCCAGCGTCGGAATCCGAGGGGAGAACCGCCGGGAGAGGACGCTCCCGAGCGCGAGCGACGCCGCGCCGCAGAGGACGATCCACGTCCCGGCGTTCGCGGGGTCGAACAGATGCCGGGGGTCGGGACTGGCCACGATACCGACGCCGACGATGCCCAACAGAACACCCAGGAGCTCGAGCAGGCCGAGTCGCTCGTCGGTGACCAGCACCCAGGCGAACGCGGTCGCGAGCACGGGGTTGAGCGCGAACACGACCGCGGCGGCCGCGCTCGTCGTGAACTGCTGGCCGACGAAGAGGAAGCCGTTCGCCGCGGCGATGGCGAACACCCCCGAGGCGAGGACGGCCAGCCAGTCGTCGCGGGTCTTCGGCAGCCACTCGTCGTACCGGAGCGCGACGACCGGGAGGACGACCGCGGCGGCGGTGTCGAGTCGGCCGGCCGCGAACAGCACCGGCGGGACGTGACGGAGGCCGACGGTGATGGCGACGTACGACCCGCCCCACGCGAGCGCGACGAAGGCGAACAGGCCGACCGCAATTCCCCGGGGTCCGACCCGCTCGCGAGCGGTGAAGTCCACGTCCGAGGAAAGCGCGCGAGCGTGAAAGCCCTTGGTCCTGCGGCAGTTGTCTGGGGGTTCGTGGCCGGGACTCATCAACTCGCTATCCAATATCAGAAAACTCATAACTGTGAACCGAACGCTTCCGAACGATGCAACGAACCTCCGTGCAGGAAATGTCCGAGGACCTCCTCGGCGTACTCGTCGGCGACGAGTGTCGATGGTGCGCGACGGGAACGCTGGCCCGCGAGGAGTTCAAGAGCGACGACGCGGTCGTCTGCGAGAACTGCGGGACGCCCGCGGTTCGCGTCTGGTAACCTCAACACCTCTTTCTCACTTCGCGTCGCGCACGAACGGAGCGTAGCGGACGCCGCGCTCAACGACGAACCAGGGAACGACCAGACACGCCCCCAGAAGATTCGCCAGCACGTCCGCCAGACCGAAGTACCGCGCCGGAAGCGCTCCTTGGACGAGTTCTATCGAGACGCCGAACGCGAAGGCGGCGAGGAGTACGAAGCCGTCTCGTTTCGTTCGTGTCCATCCCCGGTCGGCGGTCGCATACGCCAGGACGTAGGCGAATCCGGCGTACGCGGTGAAGTGGAGTTTCTTGTCCCAAATCGAAACCCGGCCGTCGGGCGGTTGCGGAACTGCGTCGAATAGCGAGAAGTACGCGATAACGCCCGTAACCAGTGCGACCGCACTCCACCGAACCAACCGCGGAGCCAACGGAACACGAATTCGAGACACGTCCAGAGACGGTCGGCACCGCAACATAAATTCAGCCGGAACCGCCGAACGAGTCGTTCGCGTCGGAGTGGCTACGAGACGCCGCGCTCCTCGTCTGCCGCAAACTCTCGTCGTACGCCCGAACCACAAGGAGTACGCACTCCGCCGTTCAGGTCGTCAGGCGCACGCCCGACGGATACGCTCGTCGACTATCTCCATCGGTTCGCGCCGGCCGTCGGCGGTGATCCGGCCGCCGACGAAGTCGAGCAGGTCGAGGTCCCGGAGGAGGCCTCTGGCCTTCGAGCGGTCGATGCGTAACTCGCGCTGTACCTCGTAGAGGGTCGTCGACTTCACCACCGCCGACTTGAGCTCGTCGAGCGTCACGTGCGTCGGAAGGTCGA comes from the Halorussus vallis genome and includes:
- a CDS encoding aldehyde dehydrogenase family protein, which gives rise to MSVETELRTYDLLVDGESIAASDGDRFETRNPATETAFAEVARGTAADIDAAVGAAKAAFSKWNSMAPQERGRLLNDLAAKIRAQKESLALLETRDNGKPLSHARSDVETCARYFEYYAGIADKVHGDSIPLTDEYVDYTVREPLGVTGQIIPWNLPINIFGRSVAPALATGNVAVVKPAEQTPVTALEVGRLAVEVGIPDGVLNVVPGFGDEAGAALAEHPDVDGVSFTGSVPTGIEVGRTAMKNVTQVHLELGGKSPNVVFPDADFENAIESTMAGIFANAGQVCSAGSRLLVHEDIHEEFVDELADRAADLELGSGDEDPDMGPLVSEAQFKKVTSYLDIGREEVGEPVVGGGVPDREGYFVEPTIFDDMDNDARIAQEEIFGPVLSVIEFSDEEEAIQIANDVDYGLVAGIHTENHDRAHRFARDVDAGQIFINEWFAGGEETPFGGFKRSGFGREKGLAAVDAYTQVKNVCANISRR
- a CDS encoding nuclear transport factor 2 family protein, with amino-acid sequence MSVETAKRYFELMDSASAGTDEVMDLYADEPVLHSSREGVVRGRDDIRAFYEANGEFFTGGEHHMERFHEAGDTVVCEGYLDGETRVGRSADGVPLCDVFQFNDDDEIVAFRAYLDYRGYVDEVPEDVPNVKAEAED
- a CDS encoding zinc-binding dehydrogenase, with amino-acid sequence MATQEHDQESIPETGELVYIDGPRELEFREYEIPDPDPEAVVTEVVRTNVCGSELHVWKGDHPLQDCVLGHEAICRISELGEKVETDNAGTPVEEGDLVAPVYFQTCQRCEHCRRGEFYRCENDYEHTGEHPDVWPHFHAPWATHYYLHSRNHFYKLPEELESNPGVAAAANCALSQVMFGLDRTGLEYGDTLVVQGAGGLGLNATAYANECGAETIVIDGFDGRLERAQEFGADHVIDFREFDTVDARADRVRELTDGVGADVAIEVAGVPEAFGEGIELLRKGGRYLEMGNVRPGHTIDFDPGKLTRKSIDVTTAVEYDPWKLYEALEFLADTIDDYPYEDLLDAEYALAEVEDALKASEAREITRATLVPKW
- a CDS encoding helix-turn-helix domain-containing protein, whose amino-acid sequence is MLTAKVTVRYEDDWTAELRKYDVFGEFLASTFRDRQYFGLLALETAAEDYDAVVQTIREHENTVSLDVIEEYDVEGPDRISATLMIQGQHFEYTPLQLLLHEGFLPLGGFGELQNGTESFDLLLTSRDDLSLAVELLERFGTVEVKYVSREFQRKITPSVTVWHEMLESVPARQREILNKALNEGYFEIPRQITLQELADEMDIAKTTASQHLRKAEKKIMEFFIKYINLSATDGRRKSLDHDKRA
- a CDS encoding HalOD1 output domain-containing protein, whose translation is MPTTAKHSSISAEHRSRYDPAQTDEVSVKICEALADVEGVDITELDVNLYEQIDVDAVDALFQNASPDQDWHLELTVEQYTVSVHSDGRIYVSPRI
- a CDS encoding DMT family transporter; this encodes MSPGHEPPDNCRRTKGFHARALSSDVDFTARERVGPRGIAVGLFAFVALAWGGSYVAITVGLRHVPPVLFAAGRLDTAAAVVLPVVALRYDEWLPKTRDDWLAVLASGVFAIAAANGFLFVGQQFTTSAAAAVVFALNPVLATAFAWVLVTDERLGLLELLGVLLGIVGVGIVASPDPRHLFDPANAGTWIVLCGAASLALGSVLSRRFSPRIPTLATTGWGLLVGALLLHLVSLGLGESASGAVPFAVVVALAYLGVVSTAGAYSAYFDLIDRVGAVRTALVSYVVPVVAALLGWLLVDEAVTLRTVVGFAIVAVGFALTERRRVLAGLRRTVAPSEDARTEGD
- a CDS encoding HVO_A0556 family zinc finger protein, with translation MQRTSVQEMSEDLLGVLVGDECRWCATGTLAREEFKSDDAVVCENCGTPAVRVW
- a CDS encoding VanZ family protein, producing MSRIRVPLAPRLVRWSAVALVTGVIAYFSLFDAVPQPPDGRVSIWDKKLHFTAYAGFAYVLAYATADRGWTRTKRDGFVLLAAFAFGVSIELVQGALPARYFGLADVLANLLGACLVVPWFVVERGVRYAPFVRDAK